In a genomic window of Bordetella petrii:
- a CDS encoding helix-turn-helix domain-containing protein: MSIGERLRIARTKRGLTQEALAGLVQAPLTQGAIAHIESGRSESSRHIVWIAAALRVRAEWLVTGEGEMFEDEWPWPGISRESVSKLPTLVLEDIGDYIEMKLSKHGRNSGDGKTE, encoded by the coding sequence ATGAGCATCGGCGAGCGCCTACGTATCGCACGTACGAAACGAGGCCTAACCCAAGAAGCGTTGGCCGGTCTGGTTCAGGCTCCCCTGACCCAGGGTGCCATCGCACATATAGAAAGCGGCCGAAGCGAGTCCTCACGCCACATAGTATGGATCGCTGCAGCCCTTCGAGTCCGCGCCGAGTGGCTCGTTACCGGAGAAGGGGAAATGTTCGAGGATGAGTGGCCATGGCCTGGAATATCTCGGGAATCCGTATCAAAGTTGCCAACGCTGGTCTTGGAAGACATTGGCGATTACATCGAGATGAAGCTCTCTAAGCATGGCAGGAACAGCGGCGACGGCAAAACAGAATAA
- a CDS encoding CaiB/BaiF CoA transferase family protein codes for MTMTSTPQPPLAGLQVLDFSELLPGPFFTQNLQELGATVTKVERPPNGDSARLLYPGIFESVNRGKQSIMLNLKDQAGLEQARSLVRTADVLVEGYRPGVMARLGLGYDEVRTLNPRIVYVSLSGYGQTGPNSKLPGHDLNYLAMAGALALGGSDREFPASGAGLSVADLAGAMYALSSTLAALLARALTNQGRYLDVSLTDCVAHWMNPRLGQFGWAGQATLAEQRSEVLSKPGYGVFSTNDGGHVAIGALEDHFWTRLKNALSLDQFEGYATYAQRALMADRINDAIAARIHQLSEQQAIELLQNADVPISPLVLPSQLLESEHVRSRGLVGKDAKFLRYPVDMTHVHQP; via the coding sequence ATGACTATGACATCCACGCCCCAACCTCCTCTGGCAGGCCTGCAGGTTCTTGATTTTTCCGAACTGCTGCCTGGGCCGTTCTTCACCCAGAACCTTCAGGAACTTGGTGCCACGGTCACCAAAGTAGAACGACCGCCGAACGGCGACAGTGCCCGTCTGTTGTATCCCGGCATTTTCGAGTCGGTCAATCGAGGCAAGCAATCGATCATGCTGAACCTCAAGGATCAAGCTGGCCTGGAACAGGCACGATCCTTGGTGAGAACGGCGGATGTTCTGGTAGAGGGCTACCGCCCCGGCGTAATGGCCCGCCTGGGGCTGGGTTACGATGAAGTACGCACTCTGAATCCGCGTATCGTTTATGTGTCGCTAAGTGGTTATGGCCAAACGGGACCCAACTCGAAACTGCCGGGGCATGACCTGAACTATCTGGCGATGGCTGGTGCCCTGGCGCTCGGCGGAAGTGACCGCGAGTTTCCCGCCTCCGGTGCAGGTCTTTCGGTGGCGGATCTTGCCGGCGCCATGTACGCACTGTCCAGCACGCTGGCCGCACTACTTGCCCGCGCGCTCACGAACCAGGGCCGCTATCTCGATGTGTCTCTGACCGACTGCGTCGCCCACTGGATGAACCCACGCCTGGGACAGTTCGGATGGGCGGGCCAGGCTACCTTGGCCGAGCAGCGCAGCGAGGTATTGAGCAAGCCAGGATACGGCGTCTTCAGCACGAACGACGGCGGCCATGTCGCCATCGGTGCGCTTGAGGACCACTTCTGGACCAGGCTCAAGAACGCCCTGTCACTTGACCAGTTCGAGGGCTATGCAACGTACGCACAGCGCGCTCTCATGGCCGACCGCATCAACGATGCCATCGCCGCCCGAATTCATCAGCTTTCCGAACAGCAGGCCATTGAGTTGCTGCAGAACGCCGACGTGCCGATCTCCCCTTTGGTACTCCCGTCGCAGCTCCTGGAATCCGAACACGTCCGCAGCCGTGGACTGGTCGGGAAAGATGCCAAATTTCTCCGTTATCCGGTGGACATGACTCATGTACACCAGCCTTGA
- a CDS encoding helix-turn-helix transcriptional regulator, translated as MKEQQVQPQIFGHPSTRYHTQQPPDQALLYRIHTAEAKLGVSRSTIYRLVNEGELVLIKIGKRSSGITAASLHALIERNKALVS; from the coding sequence ATGAAGGAACAGCAGGTCCAGCCACAAATTTTTGGCCACCCGTCAACCAGATACCATACCCAGCAACCACCCGACCAAGCACTTCTCTACCGGATTCACACGGCCGAAGCCAAGCTTGGGGTATCCCGATCAACTATCTATCGGCTGGTCAATGAAGGCGAGTTAGTACTGATCAAGATAGGCAAACGGTCCAGCGGAATCACAGCAGCCAGCCTACACGCGCTCATCGAGCGCAACAAGGCACTTGTCAGTTAG
- a CDS encoding DUF6088 family protein yields the protein MNDLKTQIMTHIDAAGPDQVWVPADFSQLGGRDAVDKALQRLLTAGQLRRIDRGLYDRPKVNSLTKQATPPDYRAVVDAIARRDQLRLLVDGMTAANDLGLTDAVPANVIIHTDARRRTIQLDNLTITFKLTAPSRLYWAGRPAMRVVQALYWLKDTLPADKPRIIKRLSKLLESSERGEAIRQDLLAGFHTLPAWMQAIVRELPGCAATGVEGSTAPLSATNGRTHTDTFA from the coding sequence ATGAACGATCTCAAGACGCAGATCATGACTCACATTGATGCAGCCGGGCCCGACCAGGTATGGGTGCCAGCCGACTTTTCCCAACTTGGCGGCAGAGACGCCGTGGACAAGGCGCTCCAACGCCTGCTCACGGCGGGCCAATTGCGCCGTATCGACCGTGGACTGTACGACAGACCCAAAGTAAACAGCCTGACCAAACAGGCAACACCCCCAGATTACCGCGCCGTCGTGGACGCCATCGCGCGGCGCGATCAACTGCGTCTGCTTGTCGATGGAATGACCGCAGCCAACGACCTTGGCCTGACGGATGCCGTGCCAGCGAACGTCATCATCCACACCGATGCACGCCGACGCACCATTCAACTTGATAATCTGACCATCACGTTCAAGCTCACGGCGCCAAGCCGCCTGTATTGGGCCGGGCGACCCGCCATGCGGGTCGTACAGGCGCTGTACTGGCTCAAGGACACCCTACCCGCTGACAAACCCCGAATCATCAAACGGCTGTCAAAGCTGCTGGAAAGTTCCGAGCGAGGCGAAGCCATACGCCAGGACTTACTAGCAGGTTTCCATACATTGCCCGCGTGGATGCAGGCCATCGTGCGCGAACTGCCGGGCTGTGCTGCAACCGGCGTCGAAGGCTCTACAGCGCCACTCAGCGCCACCAACGGCCGGACGCACACCGACACTTTTGCATGA
- a CDS encoding electron transfer flavoprotein subunit beta/FixA family protein produces MKILVPVKRVIDKDVKVHVKSDGSGVDTANIKHSMNPFDEIAVEEAVRLRENDAVTEVIAVSVGVVQAQETLRTALAIGADRAILVETAEELEPLAVAKVLKALVDKEQPRLVLIGKQAIDNDANQTGQMLAALADFSQATFASKVQLDGDTATVTREVDSGRETLTVSLPAVVTTDLRLNEPRYVTLPNIMKAKKKPLESVTPFDLGVDISPRVKVLKVTEPPQRSAGITVPDVAALLDKLKNEAKII; encoded by the coding sequence ATGAAAATCCTTGTTCCTGTCAAACGCGTGATCGACAAAGACGTCAAGGTGCACGTGAAATCCGATGGAAGCGGTGTGGACACCGCCAACATCAAGCACAGCATGAACCCTTTCGATGAAATTGCGGTGGAAGAAGCCGTACGCCTGCGGGAAAATGATGCTGTCACCGAGGTGATCGCCGTTTCCGTGGGGGTGGTTCAGGCTCAGGAGACTCTCCGAACGGCGCTCGCGATCGGCGCCGATCGCGCAATCCTAGTCGAAACCGCAGAAGAACTGGAGCCGCTTGCCGTGGCCAAGGTGCTGAAGGCACTCGTCGACAAAGAGCAACCGCGACTGGTGCTAATTGGCAAACAAGCAATCGACAACGATGCCAACCAGACCGGCCAGATGCTTGCTGCCTTGGCGGATTTTTCGCAGGCCACCTTTGCATCCAAGGTGCAACTCGACGGCGACACGGCCACGGTCACCCGGGAGGTCGACAGCGGGCGGGAAACCCTTACGGTATCGCTACCCGCGGTCGTCACCACAGACCTGCGCCTGAACGAACCGCGCTACGTCACATTGCCCAACATCATGAAGGCCAAAAAGAAACCACTGGAATCGGTCACCCCCTTCGACCTGGGTGTCGATATCAGCCCTCGAGTGAAGGTCCTCAAGGTTACCGAGCCGCCCCAGCGCAGCGCGGGCATTACGGTGCCGGATGTCGCCGCATTGCTCGACAAGCTCAAGAACGAAGCCAAGATCATCTGA
- a CDS encoding acetate--CoA ligase family protein, whose translation MESNMFLNLSALFDPRSVAVVGASDRPNSIGQRTVTNLVEHSDFVGELFLVNATKDEVMGRRAYRSVTELPCAPDLAVIVVPAAAAVGVIRECGQKGIKFAVVLTSGFSEAGDEGKRLEQEITDITRQTGIRVYGPNCPGLVNNNRGIGFTFSPAYKLDRKAGPIGLVTQGGGLGRTFLQASGRGMGIGLWCSSGNEADLTVSDYINHMVSMPEVKVIVTLLEGINDPERFVQAALNAARSGKPIVALKVGKSEYGIKAAQSHTAALSGSAEVNSTAFRQLGIIEVNDIDEMIDTAALLARAVPPTDLSVAIYSFSGGTVALAADMLGEAQLKLAEFTPNTLDELSRLLPSFAAIHNPVDTTAEVLVNKDISHASLLQVARDPNVNAVLYPIPMEYGDTTLAACTDMVRVQAEVDKPIIPVWMSDKTGSGYDALVQQELVPFRSLSRAIKAISRWNQYGRWRAGFDSSWKPALQASAETGESAQDYQTYTEREAKSILARAGVRVPTGGVAATLEEALHLSAGIDGPVVAKIVSQDILHKSDIGGVRTGLRTDAEITDAWHGILENVRKADPHARIDGILIEEMIAQRGVETLVGVHEDPLFGPVITFGLGGIFVEVFRDVSRRLLPLTPAQAREMIAETRCYTLLKGVRGQAAADIEALVQLLLAVSDFVIQGPLSVHELDLNPVIVGPEGAIAVDAVLIASKRNS comes from the coding sequence TCTTCGACCCTCGGTCTGTCGCCGTGGTCGGAGCCTCGGATCGCCCCAACAGCATCGGCCAACGAACCGTCACCAACCTAGTCGAACACTCTGACTTCGTCGGCGAACTATTCCTTGTGAATGCCACGAAAGACGAAGTCATGGGGCGCCGCGCCTATCGCTCAGTAACAGAATTGCCCTGCGCGCCCGACTTGGCGGTCATCGTGGTGCCTGCAGCCGCTGCCGTCGGCGTGATCCGCGAATGCGGCCAGAAAGGGATCAAGTTCGCTGTGGTGCTGACCTCGGGTTTCAGCGAAGCCGGAGATGAAGGGAAACGGCTGGAGCAAGAAATCACAGACATCACCAGGCAAACCGGGATACGGGTATACGGCCCCAACTGCCCAGGTCTGGTCAACAACAACCGGGGAATCGGGTTCACGTTTTCCCCCGCCTACAAGCTGGATCGCAAGGCCGGTCCGATCGGGCTGGTCACCCAGGGAGGCGGGCTGGGCCGTACATTCCTGCAGGCTAGCGGCCGCGGTATGGGCATCGGCTTATGGTGTTCGAGCGGCAATGAGGCCGACCTGACCGTCAGCGACTACATCAACCACATGGTCAGCATGCCGGAAGTCAAAGTGATCGTGACTTTGCTGGAAGGGATCAACGACCCCGAGCGCTTCGTGCAAGCCGCCCTCAATGCCGCACGCTCGGGTAAGCCCATCGTCGCGCTCAAGGTCGGCAAGTCAGAATACGGAATCAAGGCTGCGCAGTCTCACACGGCGGCGCTTTCCGGCAGCGCCGAAGTGAACAGCACCGCTTTCAGGCAGCTGGGCATCATAGAAGTGAACGACATCGATGAAATGATCGACACCGCAGCCTTGTTGGCGCGTGCCGTTCCACCCACCGACCTGAGCGTCGCCATTTATTCTTTTTCCGGCGGAACCGTCGCACTCGCCGCCGACATGCTCGGCGAAGCCCAACTGAAGCTGGCGGAATTCACGCCGAACACCCTGGACGAACTGAGCCGCCTGCTGCCTTCCTTCGCCGCCATCCATAATCCAGTGGATACGACTGCTGAAGTGCTGGTGAATAAAGACATCAGCCACGCCTCGCTGCTGCAAGTAGCACGAGACCCCAACGTCAACGCCGTGCTCTATCCCATCCCCATGGAATATGGCGATACCACATTGGCGGCGTGTACCGATATGGTGCGCGTGCAAGCGGAAGTTGATAAGCCCATCATTCCAGTATGGATGAGCGACAAGACCGGAAGCGGCTATGACGCACTCGTCCAGCAAGAGCTCGTCCCCTTCCGTAGCCTGTCGCGCGCCATCAAGGCCATTTCGCGTTGGAACCAGTATGGGCGCTGGCGTGCGGGTTTCGATTCGTCATGGAAACCGGCCTTGCAAGCGTCTGCAGAAACCGGAGAGTCGGCCCAGGATTATCAAACCTACACGGAGCGCGAAGCGAAATCGATTCTGGCTCGTGCCGGTGTGCGCGTGCCTACCGGCGGCGTCGCCGCCACCCTGGAAGAAGCTCTGCATCTGTCTGCTGGTATCGACGGACCAGTCGTGGCAAAAATCGTCAGCCAGGACATTCTGCACAAATCGGATATTGGCGGGGTGCGTACAGGGCTGCGCACCGATGCCGAAATCACGGATGCCTGGCACGGCATACTCGAAAATGTCCGCAAGGCTGATCCGCACGCCCGCATCGACGGAATTCTGATCGAGGAAATGATCGCTCAGCGCGGCGTCGAAACACTTGTCGGCGTACACGAAGACCCTCTTTTCGGCCCCGTCATCACCTTCGGTCTCGGCGGGATATTTGTCGAAGTATTCCGTGACGTCAGCCGCCGCCTGCTTCCGCTGACACCCGCGCAAGCTCGGGAAATGATCGCAGAAACGCGGTGCTACACGTTGTTGAAGGGCGTGCGCGGCCAGGCAGCGGCAGACATCGAAGCACTTGTCCAGCTGCTACTCGCCGTCTCGGATTTCGTCATCCAAGGTCCCTTATCCGTACACGAACTGGATCTGAATCCAGTCATCGTCGGCCCCGAAGGTGCCATTGCGGTCGACGCCGTTCTCATTGCAAGCAAGCGCAATAGCTAG
- a CDS encoding pseudouridine synthase encodes MILDAVFWRLLTARLAYIAQWRVEYSATPRSRIAIGDGRFIGCRRAGGCAEIWRRTRSVQILRGPVMAGVMAGVVAWAIAGGVLALLLCSAPPLPDLLRRHSLGIELNRARKPFVRRARQATVDTPSLLMLNKPFDALAQLSDDQGRATLKDFVDVSDFYPAGRLDRDSEGLLLLTNDGRCNRELQILGTIFPRPTGLKWKANQAQSSCSVCGTACS; translated from the coding sequence ATGATTCTTGATGCCGTGTTTTGGAGGTTGTTGACCGCACGCTTGGCATACATCGCACAATGGCGGGTGGAATACTCGGCCACACCGAGATCCAGGATCGCCATCGGCGATGGTAGATTTATTGGGTGTCGGCGTGCGGGTGGTTGTGCCGAGATCTGGCGGCGGACCCGATCCGTTCAGATCTTGCGCGGCCCCGTGATGGCAGGCGTCATGGCTGGAGTCGTCGCCTGGGCCATCGCGGGCGGGGTGCTCGCTTTATTGCTGTGCTCCGCGCCGCCTTTGCCAGACCTGCTTCGAAGGCATTCACTGGGCATCGAATTAAATCGTGCGCGGAAACCCTTCGTTCGGCGTGCTCGGCAAGCAACGGTCGACACGCCGAGCTTGTTGATGCTCAACAAGCCTTTCGACGCTCTGGCTCAGCTCAGCGACGACCAAGGCCGGGCTACGCTTAAAGACTTTGTAGACGTCTCGGACTTCTACCCAGCCGGGCGGCTGGATCGAGATAGCGAAGGCTTGCTTCTACTGACCAATGACGGACGTTGCAATCGCGAATTGCAGATCCTCGGCACAATATTCCCGAGACCTACTGGGCTCAAGTGGAAGGCGAACCAAGCGCAGAGCAGCTGCAGCGTTTGTGGAACGGCGTGCAGTTGA
- a CDS encoding CopD family protein, producing MEKAHRYWLSRIYSIPPQRLQLMRDVLGRFLKAVLWSVAAALASGAWMIDRSARQAAESGGSFHMPPAWAAMAVLGVVMAAIFGHIRYALYPRLANAVQAGQWPAAGAAMGSIKTWVAVNLALGLLAVAVVVLG from the coding sequence ATGGAGAAAGCCCACAGATACTGGCTTTCCCGGATCTATTCGATTCCGCCCCAGCGGCTGCAACTGATGCGCGACGTGCTGGGCCGCTTTCTGAAGGCCGTGCTGTGGTCGGTGGCGGCGGCCCTGGCCAGCGGGGCCTGGATGATCGACCGCTCGGCCCGCCAGGCGGCCGAATCGGGCGGCAGCTTTCACATGCCGCCGGCCTGGGCGGCCATGGCAGTGCTGGGCGTCGTCATGGCCGCCATATTCGGGCATATTCGCTACGCGCTGTATCCGCGCCTGGCCAATGCCGTGCAGGCCGGCCAGTGGCCCGCCGCCGGCGCCGCCATGGGATCGATCAAGACCTGGGTGGCGGTCAACCTGGCATTGGGCCTGCTGGCGGTCGCCGTGGTCGTGTTGGGCTGA
- a CDS encoding electron transfer flavoprotein subunit alpha/FixB family protein — protein MITLVIAEHDNSVLKPATLCTVAAAAALGGEIHVLVAGHQAASVAQTAAQIQGVSKVLHADGESLAHALAENLTAQVLAIADGYSHFLFPATSTGKNVAPRVAAKLDVSQISEITKVLSDDTFERPIYAGNAIATVQSLDSRKVITVRATSFDEAAATGGSAAVEAVTATADSGKSRLVGREESKSDRPELTSARIIVSGGRALGSQEKFQDVITPLADKLKAAIGASRAAVDAGYVPNDLQVGQTGKVVAPDLYIAVGISGAIQHLAGIKDSKVIVAINKDAEAPIFSVADYGLVADLFIAVPELIEKI, from the coding sequence ATGATAACTCTCGTTATTGCCGAACACGACAACAGTGTGCTGAAGCCCGCCACGCTCTGCACCGTCGCAGCCGCCGCCGCTCTGGGTGGTGAAATCCATGTGCTGGTTGCCGGTCATCAAGCCGCAAGCGTCGCTCAAACTGCCGCACAAATCCAGGGCGTATCCAAAGTGCTGCACGCCGACGGTGAATCCCTGGCTCATGCTCTGGCAGAGAATCTCACTGCACAGGTGCTCGCCATAGCCGACGGCTACAGCCACTTCCTGTTCCCCGCTACCTCGACCGGCAAGAACGTGGCGCCACGCGTAGCCGCCAAGCTGGATGTGTCGCAGATCAGCGAAATCACTAAAGTGCTGAGCGACGACACCTTCGAGCGCCCCATTTATGCCGGCAATGCAATCGCTACCGTGCAGAGCCTGGACTCTCGGAAAGTCATCACCGTGCGGGCCACCAGCTTTGATGAAGCGGCAGCAACCGGCGGGTCAGCCGCCGTCGAAGCAGTGACGGCAACGGCAGATTCGGGTAAGAGCCGCCTTGTTGGTCGCGAGGAAAGCAAGAGCGACCGCCCCGAGCTGACATCCGCCCGTATCATAGTTTCGGGTGGTCGCGCCCTGGGTAGCCAAGAAAAATTTCAAGATGTCATCACGCCGCTGGCCGACAAGCTGAAGGCGGCTATCGGTGCGAGCCGTGCCGCCGTCGACGCTGGGTACGTTCCCAACGATTTGCAGGTAGGGCAGACCGGCAAGGTCGTGGCACCAGACCTGTATATCGCTGTAGGTATCAGCGGCGCCATCCAGCACCTAGCCGGCATAAAGGACTCGAAGGTCATCGTGGCCATCAACAAGGACGCAGAAGCCCCAATCTTTTCGGTGGCGGACTACGGCCTGGTAGCCGACTTGTTCATCGCTGTCCCGGAATTGATCGAAAAAATCTAA
- a CDS encoding Bug family tripartite tricarboxylate transporter substrate binding protein, with protein sequence MIKKFTMPALIAATLMAGNAVAAYPERPIVFVVPYTAGGITDNVARTAAAKLEKELGQTVIVENRSGAGGSIGADYVLRQPADGYTIFLGTQGTQITNPLIYDSTKYDAQKDFVAIHGLTAIPNVVVVNSQKPYQTLDALVQYAKTNPGALTNSSAGTGSGTHLAAELFQDVAGVSFTHVPYKGSAPSITDLMGGQVDLSFDYLVSTRGGITEGRLKPVAVTGEARLPDLPDIPTMTELGYPKATSVSWMGAFVRAGTPQDAIDTLTTAFEKIIADPDVAKAYANFGGATLNKPGSEFAHFISEETEKWSAVVKAVGLEKGR encoded by the coding sequence ATGATCAAAAAGTTCACAATGCCGGCTCTGATTGCCGCAACATTGATGGCCGGCAATGCTGTCGCAGCTTATCCGGAACGACCTATCGTATTCGTGGTGCCGTACACGGCGGGCGGCATCACGGATAACGTAGCTCGTACCGCCGCAGCCAAGCTGGAAAAAGAGCTAGGCCAGACCGTCATCGTGGAAAACCGCTCGGGTGCCGGGGGCAGCATTGGAGCGGACTACGTTCTGCGTCAGCCAGCGGACGGCTATACGATCTTCCTGGGCACACAAGGCACCCAGATCACCAACCCGCTCATATACGACAGCACGAAATACGACGCCCAGAAGGACTTCGTGGCCATTCACGGGCTGACCGCCATACCCAATGTAGTGGTCGTCAACAGCCAGAAACCCTACCAGACTCTGGACGCCCTGGTGCAATATGCCAAAACGAATCCAGGCGCACTGACCAACTCTTCGGCCGGCACGGGTAGCGGTACTCATCTAGCCGCCGAGCTGTTCCAGGATGTGGCCGGTGTGTCTTTCACGCACGTTCCCTACAAAGGCAGTGCCCCCTCCATCACTGATCTCATGGGCGGACAAGTGGATCTGTCCTTCGATTATCTGGTATCCACGCGCGGCGGCATCACGGAAGGCCGTCTGAAACCCGTGGCCGTCACGGGTGAAGCACGTCTGCCCGACCTGCCCGATATTCCCACGATGACCGAGCTGGGTTATCCCAAAGCGACCTCCGTTTCATGGATGGGCGCGTTTGTCCGCGCAGGCACTCCCCAAGACGCAATCGACACGCTCACAACTGCCTTTGAAAAGATCATAGCGGATCCCGATGTAGCAAAGGCTTACGCCAACTTCGGTGGCGCGACGCTGAACAAGCCAGGCAGCGAGTTCGCCCACTTCATCAGCGAAGAAACCGAAAAGTGGAGCGCCGTCGTGAAGGCTGTCGGCCTAGAGAAAGGACGCTAA
- a CDS encoding flavin reductase family protein, which translates to MYTSLDPAELSPREIYRFMTSCIVPRPIAWVSTEDAQGSANLAPFSFYTLVSTVPPLVALSISAAQEQDKDTAANILSTKEFVINFVTVALMDKMHASSARFAAGIDEAAALGIEMMPSQVVRPRSVAASPVHLECVLADCLEFGRFKTRLIVGEVVNFHLSDQCMQDGKIDGRLLDPLCRLGGQWYAGLQPRMQPFT; encoded by the coding sequence ATGTACACCAGCCTTGACCCTGCAGAACTCAGTCCACGCGAAATCTATCGCTTTATGACCTCATGCATAGTGCCGCGCCCCATCGCCTGGGTGTCGACAGAAGACGCGCAGGGCTCCGCCAACCTGGCTCCTTTCAGTTTCTACACGCTGGTATCGACAGTACCGCCTCTGGTCGCCCTGAGCATCAGCGCAGCACAGGAACAGGACAAGGATACTGCCGCAAACATTCTTAGCACCAAGGAGTTCGTGATCAACTTCGTCACGGTCGCGCTCATGGACAAGATGCATGCATCTTCAGCGCGCTTTGCCGCCGGCATCGACGAAGCCGCAGCGCTGGGCATAGAAATGATGCCCAGCCAGGTAGTGCGCCCACGCAGCGTCGCCGCCAGCCCCGTCCATCTTGAATGCGTATTGGCCGATTGCTTGGAATTCGGACGCTTCAAGACGCGCCTCATCGTCGGCGAGGTCGTCAACTTCCATCTTTCCGATCAATGCATGCAGGATGGAAAAATCGACGGTAGGCTGCTTGACCCACTATGCCGACTGGGAGGGCAGTGGTACGCGGGACTACAACCCCGCATGCAGCCCTTTACATAG
- a CDS encoding nucleotidyl transferase AbiEii/AbiGii toxin family protein, translated as MNPNFHTIIQAADDERRGLFLTTAARLGTAVQNVEKDFWVCWTLDVLFNGLPPDGPRLLFKGGTSLSKAYSLIFRFSEDIDITVFREDIGEPAETAELDALSGKQRRIRLDRIRTACQRYIADDMTTRLHAIAAQVIPADRFHLELDPDDPDQQTLLFWYPAVTATPGDYNYIRSAVKIEAGAKSALDPHEAAVVSPYVANDLPDLDMAVRNVTTVKPERTFWDKIIILHGLRQWHDRRGLLRHGGQRVSRHYYDVHRLLQHPDADAWMADRTLAQDCAQHARLFFGGADLRLDTAAHGSFTLAPSHSMHETLARDYEAMSGMIFGPLPAIGDVLQVVADLEERLNTHLK; from the coding sequence ATGAACCCGAACTTTCATACCATCATCCAGGCCGCCGACGATGAACGGCGCGGCCTGTTCCTGACAACGGCCGCTCGTCTGGGCACGGCTGTGCAAAATGTCGAAAAAGACTTCTGGGTGTGCTGGACGCTGGACGTACTATTCAACGGCCTGCCGCCAGACGGCCCTCGCCTGCTGTTCAAAGGCGGTACATCGTTGTCCAAGGCATACAGCTTGATTTTCAGGTTCTCCGAGGACATCGACATCACCGTATTCCGCGAAGACATTGGTGAACCCGCTGAAACTGCAGAACTGGACGCGCTGAGCGGCAAGCAACGCCGTATCCGGCTGGACCGCATCCGCACCGCCTGCCAGCGCTATATTGCTGACGATATGACAACGCGGCTCCATGCTATCGCAGCTCAGGTCATACCTGCCGACCGCTTCCATTTGGAACTGGACCCGGACGATCCCGACCAGCAGACGCTGCTGTTCTGGTACCCCGCCGTGACGGCCACCCCCGGCGACTATAACTATATCCGTTCCGCCGTAAAAATTGAGGCGGGGGCAAAATCTGCCTTAGATCCGCATGAAGCTGCCGTTGTGTCTCCCTACGTTGCCAACGATCTGCCCGATTTGGATATGGCAGTGCGCAACGTGACAACAGTCAAGCCAGAACGCACCTTCTGGGACAAGATCATCATCCTGCATGGCCTGCGCCAATGGCATGATCGCAGAGGGCTACTGCGCCACGGCGGTCAACGTGTCTCCCGGCACTATTACGACGTGCACCGGCTCTTGCAGCACCCCGACGCCGACGCATGGATGGCTGATCGCACCCTGGCACAAGACTGTGCGCAACATGCCCGGCTGTTCTTCGGCGGTGCGGACCTCCGGCTGGACACGGCAGCACATGGCTCCTTTACCCTCGCCCCGTCGCACTCGATGCACGAGACACTGGCCCGAGACTACGAAGCGATGAGCGGTATGATCTTCGGGCCGCTTCCTGCTATCGGAGATGTGCTTCAAGTCGTCGCTGACCTGGAGGAACGCTTGAATACGCATCTGAAGTGA